From the Quercus lobata isolate SW786 chromosome 6, ValleyOak3.0 Primary Assembly, whole genome shotgun sequence genome, one window contains:
- the LOC115949925 gene encoding uncharacterized protein LOC115949925 translates to MTGRCIKDIFKRALEEEMDVALLAFTSWAVWNRRNQVRLKETTCPLEQIHALSKDRKNEFQLLHQTVGTPQHRNHVRWKPPDQGLYKVNYDGAIFAQQARAGIGVVIRNEDGAVMASMAQQLPLLTTVAQVEALAARRAMEFALDLGITRVIMERDSEVICKELKDPNPSLALHGHILQDIKFLSSTFQFIGSSHARCQGNNVAHAFARRAVREANLTVWMKDVPPDIHHIVQADLANFD, encoded by the coding sequence ATGACAGGAAGATGCATAAAGGATATCTTCAAACGAGCCCTTGAGGAGGAGATGGATGTGGCGTTGTTGGCTTTTACAAGTTGGGCAGTGTGGAATAGACGAAACCAGGTTCGACTCAAGGAAACGACGTGTCCTCTTGAACAAATACATGCCTTGTCCAAAGACAGGAAGAACGAGTTTCAACTCCTTCATCAAACGGTTGGAACGCCTCAGCATAGGAATCATGTCAGATGGAAGCCACCAGACCAAGGCCTTTACAAAGTTAACTATGATGGAGCCATTTTTGCCCAGCAAGCAAGAGCTGGTATTGGTGTCGTAATCAGGAATGAAGATGGCGCTGTAATGGCATCGATGGCACAACAACTGCCACTCCTAACAACAGTGGCCCAGGTCGAAGCATTAGCCGCGAGAAGAGCCATGGAATTTGCATTGGATCTTGGCATTACTAGAGTGATTATGGAACGAGACTCAGAAGTGATTTGCAAGGAACTTAAAGACCCAAACCCGTCTCTAGCTTTGCACGGGCATATTCTTCAGGACATTAAGTTTTTGTCAAGTACTTTTCAATTTATTGGTTCTTCTCATGCACGTTGTCAAGGGAATAATGTAGCACATGCATTTGCAAGAAGGGCTGTTAGGGAAGCTAATTTAACTGTCTGGATGAAAGATGTACCACCAGACATTCACCACATTGTTCAGGCTGATTTAGCCAATTTTGATTAA